The DNA segment TAATCAGCTTTTTATCATGCAGTTCAATATTGGAAAGAAGACGAATTTCTTCAAGGAGTTTATGGTTGAGCCTCTGGGCTTCATCAATTATCAAAAGAACGTTTTTATTTTCTGCATGTGCATTGTGCAGAAAATTTTTTAGATGAACAAGAAAATCTCCTTTACTCTCAAACTTTTTATTAATCTTGAAACTGTCTGCCAGAGAATTGAAAAAATCAAGAATTTCCAAATCAGGATCAGGGATGGTTGCAATAGTGGCCTCTATATCTAGTTTGGTTACAAGGCAGTTGATCAGTATTGTTTTTCCGGTGCCTACATCTCCTGTAAGGAGAAGAAAACCTTTATTCTCTGCAATTCCATATTTTAAAGTGGAAAGGGCCTCCAGATGTTTTTCACCCAGCCAGATAAATTTTGGATCAGTTGTTATCTGAAAAGGCTTTTCGGTAAAATTATAGTGTGAGAGGTACAATTGTATTTTCCTCCAAAATTGATGGCGTCTCTACTTAGTGCTCTAATTCGTTAATTCGATAACGTATTTATATATATTTCTTTCACCGCCCGGCTTGTCCCGCTAAGCGGGGCTTCGCTCAAGACGCTAAGTACGTAGAGTAAAATATTATTTCTATTGCCGTTGATCCGCCAAAAATACCGGCGGACAGGAAGGACGGCAATAGAAAATCAATCAATGCTTGTTTTGTTACAACTAAATGTTTTCATATCAAATTATATTTCCCCGTAGGGATAAATCTTTATTGCTTTCCGCCCTCTCAGTGGAAAGCAATAAAATAATGATTCTTTGGGTGCTTTGCGGCTCTGCGGTGAAAATAAATCCCCCAAATATATTATGATACCGTAATTAAGAATACGTATACTTAGCTATTGGTTTTATCCTTTTTAGATACCAACCCACGGCTATAATAAATATAAAGCACAATCCACAGGATAAAGAAAAATATAATGTAGGCGTTTCGTTGTCTGGTCAACTTTTTTTTCTTTTTATTAATCAAGTTAACCGAATTTTTAAGCTCTCTTTTAACTATTTCCAACTCGTTGAACAGACTGTCAATATCGGAATTTTCAGTAAAAGAAACCAGTCGTTTTGATTTGTTTTCAAAATCTCTGACATTATATGTATCAAAAAGTATTTTCTGCTTTTCAGTTAAATAGGAAATATCATGTATTTCTTTTGCAAATTCGACACAATAAAATTTTTTAAACGGGTTGATTGAAGGTACTTCTCCCAGCTTGCTTATTCTTTCCGGTATTCCGGAATCAAGCTGAACCGATATTTCCTCCATGGAAGCACTGAGCTTGCCTATCATGTCATTGTTTTTTTTAAGGTCTTCACCGCTTAGTGCAGATATAAAGAAAATTAAGAACCCGGCAGTCAGGCAACTGGTAATAATTTTAACAATTATGATAAACTCTCCTTTAATTAACGCCATGGCTTATGTTCCTTTATTCACATATTGTTTGATGTAAAGGGTCCGAGGATTCAAGGGATCGAGTGCTTTTTTCTAGCGATTTGATAATCGTTTTGTCCGCCACAGGCGGGTCACTCGAATCCTTGGCCCTGTGACAC comes from the Thermodesulfobacteriota bacterium genome and includes:
- a CDS encoding AAA family ATPase; amino-acid sequence: MYLSHYNFTEKPFQITTDPKFIWLGEKHLEALSTLKYGIAENKGFLLLTGDVGTGKTILINCLVTKLDIEATIATIPDPDLEILDFFNSLADSFKINKKFESKGDFLVHLKNFLHNAHAENKNVLLIIDEAQRLNHKLLEEIRLLSNIELHDKKLI